A genome region from Thermomicrobiales bacterium includes the following:
- a CDS encoding pyridoxamine 5'-phosphate oxidase family protein, whose amino-acid sequence MDAIDFAALPQGDLRLLHAPAAQEMLHSLEPARVAYLGPDGYPRVSTMQFHWTGEELVVTSVASLPKVRAIRAHPRVQATIDTFAITSGVPMRVLAIRGDASVTEVEGVVEEAYLANCRYIGKDAADGWAQWISQPGTRIARIAIRPRWVSLLDYQTRFPEGWPDHLRP is encoded by the coding sequence GTGGACGCAATCGATTTCGCGGCGTTGCCTCAGGGGGATCTGCGATTGCTGCACGCTCCAGCCGCGCAGGAGATGCTGCATTCGCTGGAACCGGCTCGGGTGGCCTATCTCGGGCCTGACGGTTACCCCCGCGTGTCCACCATGCAGTTTCACTGGACCGGAGAGGAACTGGTGGTGACCTCGGTAGCGTCACTTCCGAAGGTGCGCGCCATTCGCGCGCATCCGCGGGTGCAGGCAACCATCGACACCTTTGCCATTACCTCCGGTGTGCCGATGCGCGTGCTTGCCATTCGGGGTGACGCATCGGTGACCGAGGTCGAGGGCGTGGTGGAGGAAGCCTATCTGGCCAATTGCCGCTATATCGGCAAGGACGCTGCCGATGGCTGGGCGCAGTGGATCAGTCAGCCGGGCACACGAATTGCCCGCATCGCGATTCGTCCGCGGTGGGTGAGCCTGCTCGACTATCAGACGCGCTTTCCCGAGGGTTGGCCCGACCACCTGCGCCCGTGA